From the genome of Chania multitudinisentens RB-25, one region includes:
- a CDS encoding N-acetylmuramidase family protein, with the protein MKNLSVINYQNAASRLGVPVAAIRTVAEVESAGSGLLPDGRPKILFERHVFLRQLSTAGIKTDGWPGDLVNKQPGGYNGGVAEHERLERAAKIHRASALQSCSWGAFQLMGYHWRRLGYPSLQDFINAMYRGDAAHLDAFVRFILADNGLLKALRALDWPEFARRYNGPGYAANQYDKKMAAAFKKYSENR; encoded by the coding sequence GTGAAAAATCTCAGCGTGATTAATTACCAGAACGCCGCCAGTCGCCTGGGTGTTCCGGTTGCTGCCATCCGCACAGTGGCTGAAGTGGAGAGCGCAGGTAGCGGTCTGCTACCGGATGGGCGGCCTAAAATCTTGTTTGAGCGCCACGTCTTTTTACGCCAACTCAGCACCGCAGGCATTAAAACCGACGGTTGGCCAGGCGATCTGGTAAATAAGCAACCTGGCGGATACAACGGCGGCGTGGCTGAACACGAACGGCTTGAGCGCGCCGCAAAAATACACCGCGCCAGCGCCTTGCAATCTTGCAGTTGGGGTGCCTTTCAGTTGATGGGCTACCACTGGCGGCGATTGGGATACCCCAGTTTGCAGGATTTTATCAACGCGATGTATCGCGGTGATGCCGCGCATCTTGATGCCTTTGTGCGCTTTATTCTTGCTGATAATGGCCTGTTAAAAGCGCTGCGTGCGCTTGACTGGCCTGAATTTGCCCGCCGCTACAACGGGCCCGGTTACGCGGCAAATCAGTACGATAAAAAAATGGCCGCAGCCTTCAAGAAATACAGCGAGAACCGATGA
- a CDS encoding DUF2570 domain-containing protein has protein sequence MMSSIKTTIGIAVVAVITSGLAFYYHGVATQKTDDIKQLNSELEKSRAIISNQAATSRIFNAISEATEHDNHQASAKNATARTEIRTIIKKEPCAMQYLPADVSDRLLGFTHRLRAIAMPTATSEPDHADNRTAAASRLTYAQAVEWLPMLLDAIEQANNRLAAIRAAEKARQPAAIDHNQK, from the coding sequence ATGATGAGCAGCATAAAAACCACTATCGGGATCGCCGTTGTCGCCGTTATTACCAGCGGGCTGGCGTTTTACTATCACGGCGTGGCTACGCAAAAGACCGATGATATCAAGCAACTGAACAGCGAACTTGAAAAATCACGCGCCATCATCAGCAACCAGGCCGCCACATCACGCATTTTCAATGCCATTTCCGAGGCTACCGAGCATGACAACCACCAAGCCAGCGCCAAAAACGCCACGGCGCGCACCGAAATACGCACCATCATTAAGAAAGAGCCTTGCGCTATGCAGTATCTGCCTGCTGATGTCAGTGACCGGTTGCTCGGCTTCACGCACCGATTACGTGCTATCGCCATGCCAACCGCTACCAGCGAACCTGACCACGCCGATAATCGTACCGCTGCCGCCAGCCGATTAACTTATGCGCAGGCGGTTGAATGGCTGCCGATGTTGCTTGATGCCATTGAACAGGCAAACAACCGCCTGGCTGCGATCCGGGCCGCTGAAAAGGCCCGCCAACCAGCAGCCATCGATCACAATCAAAAATAA
- a CDS encoding phage tail protein produces the protein MLKPHLLREAISAANTYLRTNPDSLAIWVNEGAIVSTGQKSLSHEYRYQTNVLVMDYPHNVDTVVLPVQLWIREHQPDLHFNPDLRETGVKFKVEILNNGTVDLLITLQLTEAAIVTKKDGELVVTHRTEPPHDPYADVSEWTLESTGEMLNTWVSQQVGGKS, from the coding sequence GTGCTAAAACCCCACTTGTTGCGCGAAGCCATCAGCGCCGCCAATACCTATCTGCGCACCAACCCCGACTCACTGGCTATCTGGGTTAACGAGGGAGCGATTGTTTCCACCGGGCAAAAATCCCTGTCGCACGAATACCGCTATCAGACTAACGTGCTGGTGATGGACTACCCCCACAATGTGGATACCGTGGTACTACCGGTTCAATTGTGGATACGCGAACATCAACCCGATCTCCACTTCAACCCAGACTTGCGCGAAACAGGGGTTAAATTCAAGGTTGAGATTCTGAATAACGGCACCGTCGATTTGCTGATCACCCTGCAACTAACCGAGGCCGCCATTGTCACCAAAAAAGACGGTGAGCTCGTCGTTACGCACCGCACCGAGCCACCGCACGATCCTTATGCCGATGTCAGTGAATGGACACTGGAAAGCACTGGTGAGATGCTCAACACCTGGGTCAGTCAGCAGGTCGGTGGTAAATCATGA
- a CDS encoding phage baseplate assembly protein V: MNDNAELLRRLANVIRFGTVDSIQMKPPRVRVATGNLVTTWIPWLTLRAGSAVTWWPPTLGEQVIVLAANGELTTAVALLGLYGEAAPAPSDSDAANITHYPDGARVSYDPASSTGAFTGVTDLHIDASGTLHIDATRVILNADVVINGSVTQGGGAITSNGVVVHTHQHGGVKSGGDTSGGPV, from the coding sequence ATGAACGACAACGCCGAACTCCTGCGCCGCCTGGCTAACGTTATCCGCTTTGGCACCGTTGACAGTATCCAGATGAAACCGCCGCGCGTGCGCGTTGCCACTGGCAACCTGGTAACCACCTGGATCCCCTGGCTGACACTGCGCGCGGGCAGCGCAGTAACCTGGTGGCCACCGACTCTCGGTGAACAAGTGATCGTCCTGGCCGCAAACGGCGAACTTACTACCGCCGTTGCACTGCTGGGCCTGTACGGCGAAGCAGCACCCGCACCCAGCGACAGCGACGCCGCAAACATCACCCATTACCCCGACGGCGCACGGGTCAGCTATGACCCTGCCAGCAGTACCGGCGCCTTCACCGGCGTGACTGATTTACATATCGACGCCAGCGGCACACTGCACATTGATGCTACCCGTGTGATCCTCAACGCTGACGTAGTGATTAACGGCAGTGTCACCCAAGGCGGTGGTGCCATAACTTCTAACGGCGTCGTGGTTCATACCCATCAACACGGTGGCGTCAAATCAGGTGGCGACACCAGCGGGGGGCCAGTATGA
- a CDS encoding phage holin family protein yields MTTVMTSDPETLINAVVCAVIAIRLFLFRRNGAGYVWWGGLLAYALIVAAGSVVIRTLMGSYEGTTDPAELVINIVVCIMALSSKGNVVRMVKGIGRGGGSEKSQRD; encoded by the coding sequence ATGACAACAGTAATGACCAGTGACCCTGAAACGCTGATTAATGCCGTCGTATGTGCCGTGATCGCCATCAGGCTCTTTCTGTTCCGCCGCAATGGCGCAGGCTATGTGTGGTGGGGGGGGTTGCTGGCCTATGCTTTGATCGTAGCAGCAGGTTCGGTGGTTATCCGCACACTGATGGGTTCATACGAAGGGACAACCGATCCCGCCGAATTGGTCATCAACATTGTTGTTTGCATCATGGCGCTATCCAGCAAAGGCAACGTGGTGCGGATGGTAAAAGGCATTGGCAGAGGGGGTGGCAGTGAAAAATCTCAGCGTGATTAA
- a CDS encoding phage virion morphogenesis protein, with amino-acid sequence MNDTNELAQLEKELQDMLRNVEPARRRMMVKKLAQVLRKGQQQRIAKQQNADGTTYQARSPRTEVTQQRLRFIYFGELRDLKNWKREHKRITGWDNKRSAIRTFLYDRIERYISVETATTTRRVKKPQPMFRRLRTASFLRANAAGDSAAVGFDGVAARIATVHQYGLEDQVNPSVRTRYPLRELLGVTNEDRDLMFDAVLDFIVGKRW; translated from the coding sequence ATGAACGACACCAACGAGCTGGCGCAGCTCGAAAAAGAACTGCAAGACATGCTGCGCAACGTTGAACCGGCGCGCCGCCGCATGATGGTTAAAAAGTTGGCGCAGGTACTCCGCAAAGGACAGCAACAGCGCATTGCCAAGCAGCAGAACGCTGACGGCACAACATATCAGGCGCGTAGTCCACGCACCGAAGTCACGCAGCAGCGCCTGCGTTTTATTTACTTTGGTGAGTTACGCGACCTCAAGAACTGGAAGCGCGAACACAAGCGGATAACGGGATGGGATAACAAGCGCAGCGCAATACGCACTTTCCTCTATGATCGCATTGAGCGCTATATCTCCGTTGAGACAGCAACCACCACCAGGCGTGTTAAAAAACCTCAACCCATGTTCCGTCGCCTGCGTACCGCCTCATTTCTGCGCGCCAACGCCGCCGGAGACTCTGCCGCCGTCGGTTTTGATGGCGTGGCCGCACGGATAGCCACTGTACATCAATATGGTCTTGAAGATCAGGTCAACCCCAGCGTGCGCACACGTTACCCATTGCGTGAATTGCTTGGCGTCACCAATGAAGATAGAGATCTCATGTTTGATGCAGTGTTGGATTTCATTGTCGGCAAGCGGTGGTGA
- a CDS encoding terminase large subunit domain-containing protein, translated as MKTNVTDPRRQAQTLYWSGYSIPYIAELTGVKPPTLYSWRRRDTWDDVAPLDRARITTEARYQMLICKEVKSGRDFKEIDLLGRQLARFERRVQDERQAEKKKAPKNHFTDEQITELRTRFFNSLYEHQRRWYKYGNKRNRNILKSRQIGATWYFAREALIDALETGRNQIFLSASRAQAHQFRRFIIAFAREIGVELKGDPMVLSNGATLYFLGTSAATAQSYSGNLIFDEYFWTSNFIELRKVAAAMATHSQWRRTYFSTASTEEHEAYGFWTGATLQASKKKADRTEIDVSHKALKNGKVCADGQWRQIVTIRDAIDSGFNLVNLEEIIQENSTEDFDNLYMCEFVSSDQRPFGYDELIRCGVDAWDPGNPAAWKDWKPYAARPFGDRGVWLGYDPNGDGEGGDSAGLAVLAPPMVPGGKFRVLEALQLRGMPFEKQADEIRKMTRRYNVQFIGIDGTGIGKAVYQIVKGFYPAAVMFEYSPSVKAALVLKAQMVIRRGRFEYDAGLHVVARSFRTIRKKVTPGGMVTYASDRTKGASHGDVAWAIMHALHNEPIGTESGGTGNSFVTEF; from the coding sequence ATGAAAACAAACGTCACCGATCCCCGCAGACAGGCACAAACCCTGTATTGGTCTGGGTATTCAATTCCCTACATCGCAGAACTGACCGGTGTTAAGCCGCCGACGCTGTACTCATGGCGCCGACGCGATACCTGGGATGACGTTGCACCGCTCGACCGTGCCCGGATCACCACTGAAGCGCGTTATCAGATGCTGATTTGCAAAGAGGTCAAGAGCGGGCGGGATTTCAAAGAGATTGATCTGCTGGGGCGGCAGTTGGCTCGCTTTGAACGGCGGGTGCAGGATGAGAGACAGGCCGAGAAGAAAAAGGCACCCAAAAACCACTTTACGGATGAGCAGATTACCGAGCTGCGCACTCGGTTTTTCAACAGCCTGTATGAGCATCAGCGCCGCTGGTACAAGTACGGTAACAAGCGTAATCGCAATATCCTGAAATCGCGCCAGATTGGTGCTACCTGGTACTTTGCCCGCGAGGCGTTGATCGATGCACTGGAAACCGGCAGGAACCAAATATTCCTGTCAGCCAGCCGAGCGCAGGCACACCAGTTCCGGCGCTTTATCATTGCGTTTGCACGTGAGATTGGTGTCGAGCTAAAGGGCGATCCGATGGTGCTGTCGAACGGTGCGACGCTGTATTTCCTCGGCACGTCGGCGGCGACGGCGCAGTCCTACAGCGGCAACCTGATTTTCGATGAATACTTCTGGACGAGTAACTTTATCGAGCTGCGCAAGGTGGCTGCCGCGATGGCGACACATTCACAGTGGCGCCGCACCTACTTCTCCACGGCCTCAACCGAAGAACATGAGGCATACGGATTCTGGACAGGGGCAACGCTGCAAGCCTCGAAAAAGAAAGCCGATCGCACCGAGATCGACGTCAGTCACAAGGCTCTGAAGAATGGCAAGGTCTGTGCGGATGGCCAGTGGCGCCAGATCGTGACTATCCGCGATGCGATAGATAGCGGTTTTAACCTGGTTAACCTTGAGGAGATCATTCAGGAGAACAGCACTGAGGATTTCGACAATCTCTACATGTGTGAGTTTGTTTCCAGCGATCAGCGGCCTTTTGGTTACGACGAGCTGATCCGTTGCGGTGTTGACGCCTGGGATCCCGGCAACCCTGCGGCATGGAAGGATTGGAAACCTTACGCGGCGCGGCCTTTTGGGGATCGTGGTGTCTGGTTGGGTTATGACCCCAACGGCGACGGCGAAGGCGGCGACAGCGCGGGGCTGGCCGTTCTTGCCCCGCCCATGGTGCCGGGGGGTAAATTCCGTGTACTGGAAGCCTTGCAACTGCGCGGCATGCCGTTTGAAAAGCAGGCTGATGAGATCCGCAAGATGACCAGGCGCTACAACGTCCAATTTATCGGTATTGATGGCACCGGCATCGGTAAAGCGGTGTATCAGATCGTGAAAGGGTTCTACCCGGCTGCGGTCATGTTTGAGTATTCGCCATCGGTGAAGGCGGCCCTGGTACTCAAGGCGCAAATGGTTATCCGGCGCGGGCGGTTTGAATATGATGCTGGCCTGCACGTTGTTGCCCGATCATTTCGCACTATCCGCAAAAAAGTCACGCCTGGCGGCATGGTGACTTACGCGTCAGACAGGACGAAGGGAGCCAGTCACGGCGACGTGGCGTGGGCCATCATGCACGCACTACATAACGAGCCTATCGGCACCGAGTCCGGCGGCACCGGCAACAGCTTTGTAACGGAGTTTTAA
- a CDS encoding phage holin family protein — MAEPLTATTAATGTITGVAFLSFFAGLPADVVLGAFAGAILFVVSASEYGVKSRFILAAGSFAAGLTMYKPAAALVVDLLPLSYDRGADATGALIAAGCVVRILMMINSGSASFLGKKGGNNDNSNDQ; from the coding sequence ATGGCAGAGCCGTTAACAGCAACAACGGCGGCAACCGGCACAATTACAGGCGTCGCCTTCTTGTCCTTCTTTGCTGGCCTGCCCGCCGATGTTGTTCTCGGCGCGTTTGCCGGGGCCATTCTCTTTGTGGTTTCCGCGTCAGAATACGGCGTTAAGTCACGGTTTATTCTTGCTGCCGGCAGCTTTGCAGCGGGTTTAACCATGTATAAACCCGCTGCCGCACTGGTTGTAGATCTTCTCCCTCTCAGCTATGACCGAGGAGCAGACGCCACCGGAGCACTGATCGCCGCCGGGTGTGTTGTGCGTATTCTGATGATGATCAACAGCGGCAGCGCCAGTTTCCTTGGTAAGAAAGGGGGCAACAATGACAACAGTAATGACCAGTGA
- a CDS encoding phage portal protein encodes MSRNRNRNKPRGTQNHAREVTLDPFTEAATAAPQPVGDIQSFTFGDPSPVLSQRDLLDCMECANNGIWYETPISFYGLARTLRAAVHHESAIMFKRNVIMSCFQPHPMLKRQTAEAFILDQLVFGNSYLELVNNRLGRPLELRHVPAKYTRRGVDLDQYFLVTYSKPDHAFTPGSVFHLLEPDINQEIYGLPSYMAAIQSALLNEDATLFRRKYYINGSHAGVIVYLSDAIQNQSDVDALKRTLTDARGKGAFKNVFVYAAGGKKDGLQIMPFSEITAKDEFSGIKNVTRDDLLAAHRVPPVLMGIMPNTNGGFGDVEKAAKVFAINELAPLMSRLKGLNEWIGVDVFRFDPYALIEAAGGMPPRT; translated from the coding sequence GTGAGCCGAAACCGTAACAGGAATAAACCGCGCGGCACGCAAAACCATGCCCGTGAAGTAACCCTTGATCCATTTACGGAAGCGGCGACCGCCGCGCCGCAGCCGGTGGGTGATATCCAGTCATTCACCTTTGGCGACCCTAGCCCGGTACTGAGTCAGCGTGACCTACTGGATTGCATGGAGTGCGCGAATAACGGGATTTGGTATGAGACACCGATCAGCTTTTACGGCCTGGCGCGCACGCTGCGCGCGGCTGTCCATCATGAGTCGGCCATCATGTTCAAACGTAACGTGATCATGAGCTGCTTTCAGCCTCACCCGATGCTGAAACGCCAGACGGCTGAAGCGTTTATCCTGGATCAACTGGTGTTCGGCAATAGCTATCTTGAGTTGGTCAATAACCGCCTTGGCCGCCCGCTGGAGCTGCGGCACGTCCCGGCCAAGTACACGCGCCGAGGGGTAGATCTGGATCAGTATTTCCTGGTGACCTACTCGAAACCCGATCACGCGTTCACCCCAGGTTCGGTGTTTCATCTGCTTGAACCTGATATCAACCAGGAGATTTACGGCCTGCCGTCTTACATGGCCGCGATACAGTCGGCACTGCTCAATGAGGATGCTACGCTGTTTCGCCGCAAGTATTACATCAACGGAAGCCATGCCGGGGTGATCGTCTATCTGTCTGATGCCATCCAGAATCAGAGTGACGTTGACGCCCTCAAGCGCACGCTGACGGATGCGCGCGGCAAGGGGGCGTTTAAAAACGTGTTTGTCTATGCCGCAGGTGGCAAGAAAGACGGCCTGCAAATCATGCCGTTCAGCGAGATCACGGCGAAAGATGAATTCAGCGGTATCAAGAATGTGACGCGTGATGATCTGCTGGCTGCGCACCGAGTACCGCCGGTGCTGATGGGGATCATGCCAAACACCAACGGCGGTTTTGGTGACGTTGAGAAGGCCGCTAAGGTGTTCGCCATCAACGAATTGGCACCGCTGATGTCACGCTTGAAAGGACTCAATGAATGGATCGGGGTTGATGTGTTCCGCTTCGATCCGTATGCCCTGATCGAAGCGGCGGGCGGAATGCCCCCACGCACCTAA
- a CDS encoding GPO family capsid scaffolding protein, with product MGKKTKMFCLAVEGDTTDGRAITKRDLLDIASSYNPALYGARVDLEHIKAYSPESVFRAYGDVQAPLKTETLADGPLKGKLALYGQIDATDDLVALNKKRQKVYPSIQFHPQFPQTGGAYLMGLALTDTPASLGTEMLEFCSRAAINPLASRKHSPECLIAAVDEAMGFSIELEETEAPPADTGMQFFNRIKGILTGNQQKTAGDIGQIQQAVEQIALSQKELLDGQTKLSAIETENAALKQSVAKLTADLSTLTESLSSQPEPGKKRQPATGSNTEGDQSELADC from the coding sequence ATGGGTAAGAAAACCAAAATGTTTTGCCTCGCTGTTGAGGGCGATACCACTGACGGGCGCGCCATTACCAAGCGCGACCTATTGGATATTGCATCCAGTTATAACCCTGCACTGTACGGCGCCCGTGTTGATCTGGAGCATATCAAGGCTTACTCACCTGAAAGCGTCTTTCGTGCCTACGGTGACGTCCAGGCTCCACTGAAAACCGAAACCCTTGCTGATGGCCCACTTAAAGGCAAGCTGGCGCTATACGGACAGATTGACGCTACCGACGATCTGGTCGCCCTAAACAAAAAACGCCAGAAAGTTTACCCCTCAATCCAGTTTCATCCGCAATTTCCGCAGACCGGTGGCGCTTATCTGATGGGGTTGGCGCTGACCGATACCCCAGCCAGCCTCGGCACCGAAATGCTGGAGTTTTGCTCCAGGGCAGCAATCAACCCACTTGCTAGCCGTAAACACTCACCTGAGTGCCTGATCGCTGCGGTTGATGAAGCCATGGGATTCAGCATTGAGCTGGAAGAAACCGAGGCGCCACCCGCAGATACCGGCATGCAATTTTTTAACCGGATTAAAGGGATTTTGACCGGCAACCAGCAAAAAACCGCCGGTGATATCGGCCAGATCCAGCAGGCCGTTGAGCAAATCGCGCTCAGTCAAAAAGAATTGTTAGATGGGCAGACCAAGCTATCAGCAATTGAAACCGAAAATGCGGCGTTGAAACAGTCCGTTGCCAAGCTGACTGCCGACCTCAGCACGTTAACCGAATCTCTGAGCAGTCAACCCGAGCCAGGGAAAAAACGCCAGCCCGCAACCGGCAGTAATACCGAGGGCGATCAGTCAGAGCTGGCCGACTGCTAA
- a CDS encoding head completion/stabilization protein: MSFLATEPARQASETPSDEDTVITNAAFWPDISLGDLRKVMRLDGQVTTERLHHAVIEAMTNVNNELTAWRVKQQAAGFNTLKDVPVSDEETINNESVLLQRYRRAVYCHAKANMVERRRDVDTTGDGDNLADKLSTTITDLWRDARWAIQDIQGNQRGIAELV, translated from the coding sequence ATGAGCTTTTTAGCGACAGAACCGGCACGCCAGGCAAGCGAAACGCCGAGCGATGAAGATACCGTCATCACTAACGCCGCTTTCTGGCCGGATATCTCTCTCGGCGATTTGCGCAAGGTGATGCGCCTTGACGGCCAGGTCACCACCGAACGCCTGCACCATGCCGTTATCGAGGCCATGACCAACGTCAATAACGAACTGACCGCGTGGCGGGTAAAGCAACAGGCCGCAGGATTCAACACGTTAAAAGACGTCCCTGTTAGCGACGAAGAGACGATCAATAACGAATCGGTGCTACTCCAACGCTACCGCCGTGCGGTGTACTGCCACGCCAAAGCCAACATGGTTGAGCGCAGGCGGGATGTGGACACCACCGGCGACGGTGACAATCTCGCCGATAAACTCAGTACCACCATTACCGATCTGTGGCGCGATGCTCGCTGGGCGATCCAGGACATTCAAGGGAATCAGCGCGGCATTGCGGAGCTGGTCTAA
- a CDS encoding phage major capsid protein, P2 family, with product MRNETRVKFDQYLSRQAELNHIPVSSVTAKFSVDPSITQTLENRIQESSEFLTRINISSVSEQEGEKLGLGIDAPIASTTDTTVERRQPASVDNLDSGKYRCEQTNSDTFIRYARLDAFAKFKDFQARVTNQIIKRRGLDRIMIGLNGVSRAAKSNKAQNPLLQDVNIGWLQKYRLYSPQRVLAEITVTSRDEDNVIIAKGDYGNLDSLAYDAVNSLIEPWFQDDTGLIVICGRNLLSDKYFPILNTLSKTNPNSEALAGQVLLSQQQIGAMPTYRVPYFPPNAMLITRFDNLSIYWQEDTHRRMIRDEPEWDRIATYESSNDAYVVEDYGCGCLIEGITPATV from the coding sequence ATGAGAAACGAAACACGCGTCAAGTTTGATCAGTATCTGAGCCGACAGGCCGAACTAAACCATATCCCGGTAAGTTCGGTTACGGCAAAATTTTCCGTTGATCCGTCCATCACTCAGACCCTGGAAAACCGCATTCAGGAAAGCAGCGAATTTCTGACCCGCATCAATATTTCATCCGTATCAGAGCAGGAAGGCGAAAAGCTGGGCCTGGGTATCGATGCCCCGATTGCCAGCACCACCGACACCACCGTCGAACGCCGTCAGCCTGCCAGTGTTGATAATCTGGATAGCGGAAAATACCGCTGTGAGCAAACCAACAGCGATACATTCATTCGCTATGCCCGTCTTGATGCCTTTGCAAAGTTCAAAGACTTCCAGGCCCGTGTGACTAATCAGATTATCAAGCGCCGAGGGCTGGATCGCATCATGATCGGCCTGAACGGGGTAAGCCGCGCCGCCAAGTCAAACAAGGCGCAAAACCCGCTTCTGCAAGATGTGAATATCGGCTGGTTGCAAAAATACCGCCTGTATTCACCACAGCGAGTATTGGCAGAAATTACTGTCACATCACGCGATGAGGATAACGTCATTATCGCCAAAGGTGATTACGGTAATCTTGACTCGCTGGCGTATGACGCCGTTAACAGTTTGATCGAGCCGTGGTTTCAGGACGATACCGGCTTGATCGTGATTTGTGGCCGCAACCTGTTATCCGACAAGTATTTCCCGATCCTGAACACCCTCAGTAAAACTAACCCGAATTCAGAAGCACTGGCGGGGCAGGTATTACTGTCACAGCAGCAGATTGGCGCAATGCCCACTTACCGGGTGCCGTACTTCCCACCGAACGCCATGCTGATCACCCGCTTCGACAACCTCTCGATCTACTGGCAGGAAGATACACACCGCAGAATGATCCGCGACGAACCGGAGTGGGATCGCATTGCGACCTACGAGTCCAGCAATGACGCCTATGTCGTTGAGGATTACGGTTGCGGCTGCCTGATTGAAGGCATCACCCCCGCTACGGTGTAG
- a CDS encoding tail protein X, whose amino-acid sequence MQVMAEQGDTLDAICYRYYGALAGALEAVLATNPHLAELGAILPTGTPVELPNQVEQATDTQMIQLWD is encoded by the coding sequence ATGCAAGTCATGGCCGAACAAGGCGATACGCTGGACGCCATTTGTTACCGCTATTACGGCGCACTGGCAGGCGCACTTGAGGCGGTGTTAGCCACAAACCCGCACCTGGCCGAGTTGGGCGCGATATTGCCAACAGGAACCCCGGTTGAACTGCCAAATCAGGTTGAACAGGCAACGGACACACAAATGATCCAGCTTTGGGACTGA
- the gpM gene encoding phage terminase small subunit, with protein sequence MSSPARKHFESVMAQRRGDTETYSRQAETAYEQQLFRLENDKRQLKKIESVQAKIELKKKLLPAYDGWLEGVLQADSGQADEIVTTCMIWHIDAGNYGTALPLAEYVIRHHIPLPDHYERGAACLIVDEIADAALSHFKIGDTTSAPVSLDILLRVEQLTDGIDMPDGARSKLYKAIGLTLRDKTETPDLAAALSWLQHAMAINANIGVVKDVQNLIRAISKAAPGSEGGDDGTNQAGENGTTAPSESAVKGGEQQPTPTPAKSPKPKKPAAGKKTAASGKKA encoded by the coding sequence ATGTCATCACCAGCACGTAAACATTTTGAAAGCGTCATGGCGCAGCGCCGTGGCGATACGGAAACCTATTCGCGCCAGGCAGAAACCGCGTATGAGCAACAGCTTTTCCGCCTGGAAAACGACAAACGCCAACTGAAAAAAATCGAGTCGGTACAGGCAAAAATTGAGCTTAAGAAAAAGCTCCTGCCCGCGTATGACGGCTGGCTGGAAGGGGTATTACAAGCTGACAGCGGCCAGGCTGACGAGATTGTCACTACCTGCATGATTTGGCATATCGACGCGGGCAACTACGGCACCGCCCTGCCATTGGCCGAGTATGTGATCCGCCACCATATTCCACTGCCAGACCACTACGAGCGCGGTGCAGCCTGCTTGATTGTCGATGAAATCGCCGACGCGGCACTCAGCCATTTCAAGATTGGCGACACCACAAGCGCACCCGTCAGCCTGGATATTCTGCTGCGCGTTGAGCAATTAACCGACGGCATTGATATGCCGGATGGCGCACGTTCCAAACTCTACAAAGCCATTGGTCTGACGTTGCGAGACAAGACCGAAACCCCAGATCTGGCCGCAGCACTGAGCTGGCTACAGCACGCCATGGCCATCAACGCCAATATCGGCGTGGTGAAAGACGTCCAAAACCTGATCCGCGCCATCAGCAAGGCGGCACCGGGTAGTGAAGGAGGTGACGACGGCACCAATCAGGCGGGAGAGAACGGCACAACCGCACCATCGGAAAGCGCCGTAAAAGGCGGTGAGCAGCAGCCCACGCCGACACCGGCCAAGTCACCAAAGCCAAAGAAACCCGCCGCAGGTAAAAAGACAGCCGCATCAGGCAAGAAAGCCTGA